The Ancylothrix sp. D3o genome has a window encoding:
- a CDS encoding ABC transporter ATP-binding protein gives MKPIISVRDLGKMYRIRSVEKKRYRTLRDDLAETFKNLVHGKFGDSKSEEFWALKDINFDIYPGEVVGVIGRNGAGKSTLLKILSRITPPTHGEAVLRGRVGSLLEVGTGFHPELTGRENIYLSGAILGMSRAEIKKKFDEIVDFAEVEKFLDTPVKRYSSGMYVRLAFGVAAHLEPEILVVDEVLAVGDAKFQKKCLGRMKELGGVGRTVLFVSHNMSTIQSLCHRGIVLDRGYLSADEVIGSAIQSYLRDSPSNSSFTRPAQANGNPTLIAGGIIVLSNKNFDTEVNIDLEISTSEKKEISIDLRVTDSLDCPLGYGSLGSFNSGDIVKLEPGSNKICLKFLANHFALGTYRVSIDLTLPDAAYYDRAESCLFFEVVRPPLDGGARALSQSWGYGSVEIPLIVIEQKQLNSC, from the coding sequence ATGAAGCCAATTATCTCTGTTAGAGACTTAGGAAAAATGTACCGCATTCGTTCGGTAGAAAAAAAGCGATACCGAACGCTGCGGGATGATTTGGCTGAAACGTTTAAAAACCTTGTGCATGGCAAATTTGGTGATTCAAAATCTGAAGAGTTTTGGGCGTTAAAAGATATTAATTTTGATATTTACCCAGGCGAAGTGGTTGGAGTTATTGGTAGAAATGGTGCTGGCAAGAGTACGCTACTGAAAATTTTGTCACGGATTACGCCACCAACACATGGGGAAGCGGTTTTGCGGGGGCGTGTGGGTTCGCTGTTGGAGGTGGGAACAGGTTTTCATCCAGAGTTAACCGGCAGGGAAAACATCTATCTTAGCGGTGCCATTTTGGGAATGAGTCGCGCGGAGATTAAAAAGAAGTTTGATGAGATTGTCGATTTTGCGGAGGTGGAGAAGTTTTTAGATACGCCGGTGAAACGCTATTCATCGGGGATGTATGTAAGGTTGGCGTTTGGGGTAGCTGCACATTTAGAACCGGAAATTTTAGTCGTTGATGAAGTTTTAGCGGTTGGTGACGCTAAATTTCAAAAAAAATGTTTAGGTAGGATGAAAGAATTGGGTGGAGTTGGAAGAACGGTTCTTTTTGTCAGTCATAATATGAGTACAATTCAGTCCTTATGTCATCGCGGTATAGTTTTAGATAGAGGCTACTTATCAGCAGATGAAGTCATCGGATCTGCCATACAATCCTACTTGCGTGATAGTCCTTCTAATTCTTCTTTTACCCGTCCGGCTCAAGCCAATGGTAATCCCACATTAATAGCAGGCGGTATAATTGTTTTAAGTAATAAAAACTTTGATACAGAGGTTAATATTGATTTAGAAATATCTACATCTGAAAAAAAGGAGATTAGTATAGATCTGCGGGTTACGGATAGTTTAGACTGTCCTCTAGGATATGGTTCTTTGGGTTCTTTTAACTCTGGGGATATAGTAAAACTTGAGCCTGGCTCAAACAAGATTTGTCTGAAGTTTTTAGCAAATCACTTTGCTCTAGGTACTTATAGGGTAAGTATAGACTTAACACTTCCTGATGCAGCATACTATGACCGCGCCGAAAGTTGCCTGTTTTTTGAAGTAGTACGCCCCCCTTTAGATGGAGGAGCGAGAGCTTTATCCCAATCATGGGGTTATGGATCGGTGGAAATCCCTTTAATAGTTATTGAACAAAAGCAGTTAAATTCATGCTGA
- a CDS encoding FkbM family methyltransferase — protein MDDPNKKNISNKFLRRVKRYFSHKKTSLLKKLFSYKAKQGKPIRYKLAGQNIIYLYPEGQIAELLYTCTFEQTEIQLVSAYLKAGMKVVDVGANIGLYSILASKIIGENGKIWAFEPSSETHKRLIANLSLNQVSGVEVIKMGLADVEDVLTLMRPSGYRDGDRYLVPKIYDTTHFQQDSGDTESVPVITLDNYMIQNNTELPKVDLMKIDIEGGEYAVFKGAQKVLTANPNILVMFECTPEGCQRAGHTQENVFQFLRQLGFEVYSWNRTEGKWDTSEGLLRSSGNVWACRNKAILPQPR, from the coding sequence ATGGATGACCCGAATAAAAAAAATATTTCTAATAAATTTTTGAGAAGAGTAAAAAGGTATTTTTCTCATAAAAAAACTTCTTTACTAAAAAAATTATTCAGCTATAAGGCTAAACAAGGTAAGCCGATTCGTTATAAATTAGCTGGGCAAAATATCATCTACTTATATCCTGAAGGGCAAATAGCTGAACTACTCTACACTTGTACTTTTGAACAAACTGAGATCCAATTAGTAAGTGCCTATTTGAAAGCTGGTATGAAAGTGGTAGATGTAGGAGCCAATATAGGTTTATACTCAATTTTAGCCTCTAAAATTATTGGAGAAAATGGAAAAATATGGGCCTTTGAGCCATCCTCCGAAACCCATAAGAGACTTATAGCAAACTTGTCTTTAAATCAAGTTTCAGGCGTGGAAGTTATAAAGATGGGTCTCGCTGATGTGGAGGACGTACTCACATTGATGCGTCCTTCAGGCTATAGGGATGGTGATAGATATTTAGTTCCAAAAATATACGATACTACTCATTTCCAGCAAGATTCAGGAGATACAGAAAGTGTACCCGTAATTACTCTAGATAACTATATGATTCAAAACAATACCGAGCTTCCCAAGGTAGACTTGATGAAAATCGATATTGAAGGCGGTGAGTATGCTGTATTTAAAGGTGCACAAAAAGTATTGACAGCAAATCCTAATATTTTAGTAATGTTTGAATGTACTCCTGAAGGATGTCAAAGGGCTGGACATACCCAAGAAAATGTCTTTCAGTTTTTGCGTCAGCTTGGATTTGAAGTGTACTCATGGAACCGCACAGAAGGAAAATGGGATACAAGCGAAGGTTTGTTGCGGTCATCAGGTAATGTGTGGGCTTGTAGAAACAAAGCAATATTACCTCAACCCAGGTAA
- a CDS encoding FkbM family methyltransferase, with the protein MMVKIGKILAKQYRDKKIYNNLVSRFGSSFIRQMNVDERYILFEISAALDALNDEIDIVYDIGANDGAWSEAFALYTNQNVYAFEPLPNMISLLKKRSQKIPLIHIQPVACGLNKGKNIINSNDFSPSSSFLSMTELTLQEWEFTKISHPVMVEVVTLDDWRMQHALPYPSLIKIDVQGYENEVLEGSRETLIHTKYLWIELNFKDFYKGGSTFDSVYRKATDLGFELIDCVGLARSPKTNQLLHMDGLFKRIK; encoded by the coding sequence ATGATGGTAAAAATAGGGAAGATATTGGCGAAGCAATATAGGGACAAAAAAATATATAACAATTTGGTAAGCCGCTTTGGCTCATCTTTTATAAGGCAAATGAATGTTGATGAAAGATATATTTTGTTTGAAATTAGTGCAGCTTTAGATGCTTTGAACGATGAAATCGATATTGTTTATGATATTGGAGCTAATGATGGAGCTTGGTCGGAAGCTTTTGCCCTCTATACCAATCAAAATGTTTATGCTTTTGAACCCTTGCCCAATATGATTTCTCTCCTTAAAAAGCGCAGTCAAAAAATACCTTTGATTCATATTCAGCCTGTGGCTTGTGGCCTGAATAAGGGTAAAAATATAATCAATTCTAATGATTTTTCTCCCAGCAGTTCTTTTCTCTCCATGACAGAATTAACCCTTCAAGAATGGGAATTTACAAAAATATCCCATCCTGTTATGGTAGAAGTAGTAACGCTAGATGATTGGCGAATGCAACACGCTTTACCCTATCCGTCTCTAATTAAAATTGATGTTCAAGGATATGAAAATGAAGTCCTAGAAGGAAGTAGGGAAACATTAATTCACACAAAATATCTGTGGATAGAATTAAATTTTAAAGATTTCTATAAAGGGGGAAGTACCTTTGATAGTGTGTATCGCAAAGCAACAGACCTGGGATTTGAGCTTATAGACTGTGTGGGTCTTGCTCGCAGCCCTAAAACCAATCAACTCTTACACATGGATGGCTTATTTAAGCGAATTAAGTAG
- a CDS encoding glycosyltransferase family 2 protein, with protein MVTSPRFNYIITIHNKAELIERVIMSVLICCREGSHIYAVLDGCTDATEKNIDNIINTFANVPITKVYTPDVHEILSINAGLQAASQEGEGYNIILQDDVLLADFMLEEKVARLYEWAGGDLGFVSFRLGANFTEDAATSNELAPFTDFVENAYGHGLPHANVLLPGYIAYRSLPIKSPVCIPFSLVRCVGLLEERLAPYMYDDIEYAVRCIRAGYRNAVFPLRFYSDVKWGTTRTKPDPKMTEIQNRNMELIRDLHGLDIANIAVNKEDSNIIVELPNLFYENEQSYALKVWEENKEKYYINNLPMQGRIKLYLEKLWAKNLK; from the coding sequence ATGGTAACATCACCCCGATTCAACTACATCATCACAATTCATAATAAGGCAGAATTAATTGAAAGAGTTATAATGTCTGTCTTGATATGCTGCCGTGAAGGTAGCCATATCTATGCAGTTTTGGACGGGTGTACAGATGCAACTGAAAAAAACATTGATAATATTATCAACACATTTGCTAATGTCCCCATAACAAAAGTCTATACACCTGATGTACACGAAATTCTTTCAATTAATGCTGGGCTACAGGCAGCCAGTCAAGAAGGAGAAGGGTATAATATAATCTTACAGGATGATGTGTTATTAGCCGACTTCATGTTGGAAGAAAAGGTGGCACGACTTTATGAGTGGGCGGGGGGTGACTTGGGATTTGTATCATTTCGCCTGGGCGCGAACTTTACCGAAGATGCTGCTACATCAAATGAGTTAGCACCCTTTACCGATTTTGTAGAAAATGCTTATGGTCATGGATTACCCCATGCAAATGTTTTATTACCAGGCTATATAGCTTACAGAAGCCTACCCATAAAAAGTCCAGTCTGTATTCCGTTTTCCTTAGTTCGCTGTGTTGGACTACTTGAAGAGCGGCTTGCACCTTATATGTATGATGACATAGAGTACGCAGTTCGGTGTATCAGAGCGGGCTATCGTAACGCAGTTTTTCCTTTGCGTTTTTATTCGGATGTTAAATGGGGAACCACAAGAACTAAACCCGATCCGAAAATGACTGAAATACAAAATCGCAATATGGAACTTATTAGAGATTTACATGGTTTAGATATAGCAAACATAGCCGTTAACAAGGAAGACAGTAATATAATAGTTGAACTTCCAAACTTATTTTATGAAAATGAGCAAAGTTATGCTTTAAAAGTATGGGAAGAAAATAAGGAAAAGTATTATATTAATAATTTACCAATGCAGGGAAGAATTAAATTGTATTTGGAAAAACTATGGGCAAAAAATCTTAAATAA
- a CDS encoding class I SAM-dependent methyltransferase: protein MLPKNIQCPVCNGQSKFISLFKREFILDQLELYYSERPPAEIILNDYEMLRCENCSLEYAFPLEAGSQSFYQWITNHSGYYPHHRWEWFTVIEQMGKTSSVTINLLEIGSGSGKFLEMATQNLPNLQRSVGLDTTETSVKSCLDKGLEVYPETLENFLLKASKESQENFDFIVAFHCLEHINNPKNLIKCMLRLLKPNGSIFLSTPYSPMSFENAWFDPLNHPPHHLTRWNASAYKELARQFGLEVKLFMPQAQNLINRTLYALNLAENGPAHLVSRWKTALSALQHPLATFRELQYQSRRQKVNHQIAGDVVLVELTRY from the coding sequence ATGTTACCAAAAAATATACAATGTCCAGTTTGTAATGGTCAGAGTAAATTTATTTCTTTATTCAAACGGGAATTTATATTGGATCAGCTAGAACTGTACTATTCTGAAAGACCTCCCGCTGAAATAATATTGAACGATTATGAAATGTTACGGTGTGAAAATTGTAGTCTTGAGTACGCTTTTCCTTTAGAAGCTGGCAGTCAGTCATTTTATCAATGGATTACCAACCATAGTGGATATTATCCCCATCACAGGTGGGAATGGTTTACAGTCATTGAGCAGATGGGAAAAACCTCTTCAGTTACCATAAACCTTTTAGAAATAGGTAGTGGTTCTGGGAAATTTCTGGAAATGGCAACACAAAACCTTCCAAATTTACAAAGAAGTGTTGGGCTAGATACGACGGAGACATCAGTAAAAAGCTGCCTAGATAAAGGTTTAGAAGTGTATCCAGAAACTTTAGAAAATTTTTTGCTTAAAGCTAGTAAAGAATCTCAAGAGAATTTTGATTTTATAGTAGCTTTTCACTGTTTAGAGCATATTAATAACCCTAAAAATTTAATTAAGTGTATGCTTAGGTTACTGAAGCCTAACGGCAGCATTTTTCTCAGCACTCCATATTCCCCTATGTCATTTGAAAATGCTTGGTTCGATCCGTTAAATCACCCACCTCATCACCTGACTCGCTGGAATGCTTCAGCCTACAAAGAACTAGCTAGACAGTTTGGGTTGGAGGTAAAATTATTTATGCCACAAGCTCAGAATTTAATAAACAGGACTTTATACGCTCTCAATCTCGCAGAGAATGGCCCCGCTCACCTGGTTTCCAGGTGGAAAACTGCCTTGTCTGCTTTGCAACATCCCTTGGCAACCTTTAGAGAGTTGCAATACCAAAGCAGACGACAGAAAGTTAATCATCAAATAGCCGGCGATGTCGTGTTAGTTGAGCTAACCCGCTACTGA
- a CDS encoding glycosyltransferase, translating into MIALDIIVFTSRWLGWYSSLKSFAQKLKIIPSDTSLLKVTANDLIKPEILTSPPGSSTTPIIFVSACIDKNLSGGWRYSGGIKELNYLVKLLRNRGYEAYMVTYDGSYEPWLVEHQPHISLEKFRQMLNLAQDVRCVTSVPIAKAFINECKQIYLWDMELSETDKVQFYTLAGLYRKKIKRVAGISRTIQAWHMAHFEKPCSVIPNLLDESLWYPDEAKRRPRHVGYMNEGSHTDEYINIIKQVFHSVGLDLKLELIKGCEAEVLSGMQSCEVFLSLNIGKDFLWGEGCPRTTIEALSTGCVVIAFDIIGNRETLLHNFNGVIVSRYRPDLMAEALISLYKDPNQIERMRNNALSMIKFCHNFESRWPLVKDFLELEEAAHKLSIYESEPIPKTIV; encoded by the coding sequence ATGATAGCGCTGGATATTATAGTTTTTACTTCCCGATGGCTTGGTTGGTACTCAAGCTTAAAGAGTTTCGCACAAAAATTAAAAATAATCCCAAGCGACACATCATTGTTAAAAGTAACAGCAAATGATTTGATTAAACCAGAAATTTTGACAAGTCCGCCTGGCAGTAGCACCACCCCCATAATTTTTGTTTCTGCCTGTATAGATAAAAATCTATCTGGAGGTTGGCGCTACAGTGGCGGAATAAAAGAGTTAAATTATCTAGTAAAACTCCTGAGAAATCGGGGGTATGAAGCCTACATGGTTACCTATGATGGTAGTTATGAGCCTTGGTTAGTAGAGCATCAACCTCATATTTCATTGGAAAAATTCCGACAAATGCTAAATTTAGCTCAGGATGTTCGTTGCGTCACATCTGTTCCCATCGCCAAAGCCTTTATAAATGAATGCAAACAAATTTACTTATGGGATATGGAATTATCCGAAACTGATAAAGTACAGTTTTATACTTTGGCAGGTCTTTACAGGAAAAAAATTAAGCGAGTTGCTGGCATTTCCCGAACAATACAAGCATGGCACATGGCTCATTTCGAGAAACCCTGTAGTGTTATTCCCAATCTACTTGACGAATCTTTGTGGTATCCTGACGAAGCAAAGCGCCGTCCCAGGCACGTTGGATATATGAATGAGGGTTCTCACACCGACGAGTACATTAATATAATAAAACAAGTCTTTCACTCAGTCGGGCTAGATTTAAAATTAGAGCTAATTAAAGGCTGTGAAGCAGAAGTGCTTTCAGGAATGCAGTCTTGTGAAGTATTTTTAAGCCTGAATATAGGAAAAGACTTTCTTTGGGGAGAGGGCTGTCCTCGAACTACTATAGAGGCTCTATCGACCGGTTGTGTGGTCATAGCTTTTGATATTATTGGGAACAGAGAAACACTCCTGCATAACTTTAATGGTGTTATCGTTTCCCGCTATCGCCCTGATTTAATGGCCGAAGCTTTGATTTCCCTTTATAAAGACCCGAATCAGATTGAGCGTATGCGTAACAATGCACTATCTATGATAAAATTCTGCCATAATTTTGAATCTCGCTGGCCATTAGTGAAAGACTTTCTGGAATTAGAAGAGGCTGCACATAAGCTGAGCATTTACGAAAGTGAGCCAATACCTAAAACTATAGTTTAG
- a CDS encoding glycosyltransferase: MALKTIALVETIWNGHHPTYFKVLAKTLLELGYNVLAFCPAPEEVNQWINQKCSNLADQFYSFELNDPPLNRLALGKLRKTWAAIQRWRNAGEAIERSYIKIGYYPDLVFFACIDYYLAFCVTHWLVDRIFHYNWSGLYFQPNHLRLKLPFYPLRRGPFNPSATLKSARCHFVAVLDEGIAQQLQKRINNPVVIFPDFCDESPADANYYLLQEIRKKAGNRKIIGLLGYLQRRKGIMTLIEVAKKSLEEDWFFVFAGELDPAGFTPQDFSTLNDFINQTPSNCFFSFNYIPDESKFNSLVNVCDILFAAYEYYPHSSNILTKAALFKKPVIVSKNFCMAERVEKFALGLSIESGDVSACISALNLLLNKIGDFKELNRCEEFTVLHSQKQVTNQFKFLLEEGRR; encoded by the coding sequence ATGGCATTGAAAACTATTGCTCTTGTTGAAACAATCTGGAACGGACACCACCCAACTTATTTTAAAGTATTGGCCAAAACATTGTTGGAGCTAGGATACAACGTTCTAGCTTTTTGCCCTGCTCCAGAAGAAGTAAACCAATGGATTAACCAGAAATGTTCTAATTTAGCTGATCAATTTTATTCTTTTGAACTAAACGATCCACCCCTAAACCGCTTGGCGCTGGGCAAATTGAGAAAAACATGGGCTGCTATACAGAGATGGCGAAATGCAGGAGAAGCAATCGAGCGATCATATATAAAGATAGGATATTATCCCGATTTAGTCTTTTTTGCCTGTATCGATTATTATTTGGCTTTTTGTGTTACTCACTGGCTAGTTGACCGAATTTTTCACTACAATTGGTCTGGCCTTTATTTTCAACCAAACCATCTACGTTTGAAACTACCTTTTTATCCGCTCAGGCGTGGCCCGTTTAATCCGAGTGCAACACTCAAGTCTGCTCGCTGCCACTTTGTAGCTGTTCTTGATGAGGGTATCGCTCAACAACTACAAAAGAGAATAAATAACCCTGTAGTTATTTTTCCCGATTTCTGCGATGAATCACCCGCAGATGCCAATTATTACCTGCTCCAAGAGATTCGTAAAAAGGCGGGAAACCGAAAGATAATAGGTTTGCTAGGCTATTTGCAAAGACGCAAAGGCATAATGACCCTTATAGAAGTAGCGAAAAAATCATTAGAGGAAGATTGGTTTTTTGTCTTTGCCGGCGAGTTAGACCCAGCAGGATTTACTCCTCAAGATTTTTCTACACTTAATGATTTCATAAATCAAACTCCCTCTAACTGTTTTTTTAGTTTTAATTACATTCCTGATGAATCTAAATTTAACTCTTTAGTAAATGTATGCGATATTTTATTCGCTGCCTATGAATATTATCCTCACAGTAGTAATATTTTAACTAAAGCAGCTTTATTTAAAAAACCAGTAATCGTCAGTAAAAATTTCTGCATGGCAGAAAGAGTGGAAAAGTTTGCTTTGGGTCTTTCGATTGAATCAGGAGATGTTTCTGCCTGTATCAGTGCCTTAAATTTGCTTTTAAATAAAATCGGGGACTTTAAAGAATTAAATAGATGTGAAGAATTTACTGTCTTGCATTCCCAAAAACAGGTTACGAATCAATTCAAATTTCTCCTAGAGGAGGGTAGAAGATGA
- a CDS encoding glycosyltransferase translates to MAFRWAAIAEHWASQGHQVHVICGWQPGLARNEKLNNVYVHRVGGSITEVLRSKLIDTSTSVNLGTNSAQTSSSLIKTLAKWVYDRTWKKVYWPDRMCLWYIPAFQKAKEIILDNSCTHLITVSDPFTPHLVGLNLKKILSSLPWVVDISDPFSFASYRPLNNHSLYKNLNFNLEKNIFLKANAIAVTTKATLDKYTELFPTMADKFSVISQLVPELPNLPIEDPALEKADKINLVFVGTLYSQIRRPEFLLSLFQQLLKTPLMEKLELHFYGSIGDCNKYFLPYQHLINKKIFTHGIVSREQAFQEMLKADILVNISNDTPYELPSKVVEYASLGKPVLNFAQNDRDCSTAFFKMYTGALCLIENEWTSASAPQIDKLVEFIQRPPRLEKSQLQELLSCYRLDEISKAYENLLINVNSC, encoded by the coding sequence GTGGCATTTCGCTGGGCTGCTATTGCTGAACATTGGGCGAGCCAAGGGCATCAGGTTCATGTCATCTGCGGTTGGCAGCCAGGGTTAGCCAGAAATGAAAAGCTTAATAACGTCTATGTTCATCGTGTAGGAGGGTCTATTACTGAAGTATTGCGGAGCAAGCTTATAGATACCTCTACATCGGTAAACCTTGGAACTAATAGTGCTCAAACTTCATCAAGCTTAATTAAAACCTTGGCGAAGTGGGTTTATGACCGGACTTGGAAAAAAGTTTATTGGCCTGATCGGATGTGCTTGTGGTACATTCCTGCATTTCAAAAAGCTAAAGAGATAATCTTAGACAATTCTTGTACACATTTGATAACTGTTTCTGATCCTTTTACGCCCCACTTAGTAGGGTTGAACCTTAAAAAGATTTTATCCTCCCTCCCTTGGGTTGTTGATATAAGCGATCCCTTCTCTTTTGCGAGTTATCGGCCTCTAAACAATCATTCATTATATAAAAATTTAAATTTTAATTTAGAGAAAAATATTTTTTTGAAAGCTAATGCTATTGCGGTGACAACAAAAGCAACTTTAGACAAGTATACCGAACTATTCCCTACAATGGCAGACAAGTTTTCTGTTATATCACAATTAGTTCCTGAACTTCCCAATCTTCCTATAGAAGATCCTGCTTTAGAGAAAGCGGATAAGATTAACTTAGTATTTGTCGGAACGCTTTATAGCCAGATAAGACGACCTGAATTTTTGCTAAGTTTGTTTCAACAACTTTTAAAAACTCCTCTTATGGAGAAGTTAGAGCTACACTTCTATGGCTCTATAGGAGATTGTAATAAGTATTTCCTTCCCTATCAACATCTAATAAATAAAAAAATATTTACACATGGAATAGTTAGTCGGGAACAAGCCTTTCAGGAAATGCTCAAAGCGGACATTCTTGTAAATATAAGCAATGACACTCCTTATGAACTTCCAAGTAAAGTCGTCGAGTATGCCAGTTTGGGTAAACCTGTATTAAATTTTGCCCAAAATGATAGGGATTGCTCAACTGCATTCTTCAAAATGTACACAGGCGCTTTATGCCTCATAGAAAATGAATGGACATCGGCATCGGCCCCCCAGATAGATAAACTGGTTGAATTTATCCAGCGTCCCCCCAGGTTAGAAAAGTCGCAATTGCAAGAGCTACTCTCCTGTTACCGTTTAGATGAAATTTCCAAAGCGTATGAAAATTTATTAATTAACGTAAATTCATGTTAA
- a CDS encoding glycosyltransferase family 4 protein has product MKVALIAFSVAQGAAAQYIEEFVTALSSRVEVHLFVPEYYSGGTGRGVFHPINTGTRGLNARLRLLNPWQAWRQWRRVKELSPDVVHILFGEGYPWSVLWSYWAKLDNIPLVATIHDPEPHPGLLLETLNTYVCRLTMLQAARVHIHSKILEKLIIQQGVEEKKISVIPHGSSAPRFLRYYKESITKEPRVLFFGRLVAYKGIEVLVDAAPLLEGLQVTIAGPGKLPTGVLEKIHARPEIFELHNRYITDSEVTQLFQRSAVCVMPYHQASQSFLPLISAALGVPVVATAVGSFVEVIPQLNGLLVPPGDPYALAKAMKTAVGLTPHYPKELEFDNLIEKFLLLYKDMLQDI; this is encoded by the coding sequence ATGAAAGTAGCATTGATAGCGTTTTCTGTAGCGCAGGGAGCAGCCGCTCAATATATAGAAGAATTTGTCACAGCCTTGAGCAGTAGAGTCGAGGTGCATCTATTCGTACCCGAATACTACTCAGGAGGTACAGGTCGAGGCGTATTCCATCCCATTAATACAGGGACAAGAGGGCTTAATGCCCGTCTGCGTTTGTTAAATCCTTGGCAGGCATGGCGGCAATGGCGGAGGGTAAAGGAACTATCACCTGATGTGGTGCATATCCTTTTCGGAGAGGGCTATCCTTGGAGTGTACTATGGTCTTATTGGGCCAAGTTGGATAATATCCCTTTAGTAGCTACTATTCACGATCCCGAACCCCATCCTGGGCTTCTGCTAGAAACATTAAATACTTATGTTTGTCGGCTAACTATGTTGCAAGCCGCAAGAGTTCATATACACAGTAAGATTTTAGAGAAACTAATAATTCAACAAGGTGTAGAAGAAAAAAAAATTTCGGTCATCCCTCATGGCAGTTCAGCCCCTCGCTTCCTCCGTTACTATAAAGAATCAATTACTAAAGAGCCTCGTGTACTTTTTTTCGGGCGTCTTGTGGCTTACAAGGGCATAGAGGTGCTAGTGGATGCCGCTCCGCTACTTGAGGGCTTACAGGTAACTATTGCTGGGCCTGGAAAGCTTCCTACTGGGGTGCTTGAAAAAATTCACGCTCGCCCGGAAATTTTTGAACTCCACAACCGCTATATAACTGATTCTGAGGTAACCCAGCTTTTTCAGCGCTCAGCCGTATGTGTCATGCCTTATCACCAGGCATCGCAATCTTTTCTTCCCTTGATATCAGCCGCTTTAGGAGTGCCTGTCGTAGCTACAGCAGTGGGAAGTTTTGTGGAGGTTATACCCCAACTTAATGGTCTTTTAGTTCCTCCGGGAGATCCTTATGCTTTGGCAAAGGCTATGAAAACGGCAGTGGGCCTAACCCCTCATTATCCGAAAGAACTTGAATTTGACAATTTAATTGAAAAATTTTTGCTTTTGTACAAAGATATGCTACAAGATATTTAA